In Salvia miltiorrhiza cultivar Shanhuang (shh) chromosome 4, IMPLAD_Smil_shh, whole genome shotgun sequence, the DNA window GGGGGGCAGCGGTATGAGCGACGACCAAATTATCGAACAAGCCCAAACGATGTATGAGGCGAATTTTAGGAAGAGATTCGGCTACATCAAAGCTTGGAAAGTCCTGCACGAGTGTGAAAGGTTCTCGTCGTAAGCCGCAGATGTCCACTCCACGAAGAAGTCGAAGGGCTCCGAAAGCCAAGCAACCACCACTTCTTCGGAGCCGAGTATTACGACaaggccccaaggccaaaaagcgACAAAGCGAGACAAGGGCAAGGGAAGAAGGGGGAAGAGTTTTCGGGAAAGTCACCGTACTCCGAAGCCCTTTAGAAGGTCGCCGAAATCATGAAGGAGCATGCCCTTCAAACGAGCCACATTGCCGAGGccaaaaaaatgcaagccgagTTGAAAAGGAAGGAGCTCgatatgaagctcttgaacaCGGATACTACGCACATGACGGATGCACAATTGGCCTTGCAAAACCACATGATCCAAGAAGTGCGTCTaggcttatttaaattatgattttaattcatggaattttttttctttagtttaaattatgtaattttttttaatttaaattatttaatatttatttttattgcaatgttagaattttaattttaatgaaatttggaattttaaaattaaagtgtagaattgaggattttatgaaaatattcaatatcaccaatattcatatttgtattcgggttaatcacaaaatttcgtattcgaatatcaaaaatttgaattgaataccaaactaaaccaaaaatatttgattcatttaataaagggaaaaaatataattatgctatttttctaatataaataaaagcaattaatatcaaacaatgaaatgctcactatatttttattaaattattattcaatactcattaaatccttgaatataaataaaaataatataaagcattatttaacaatatatatcataaaaagataaataataatatatgtataagtattagatacataatatatataatttcattgttATCTAAGTTGATAATTTAACATAATTATATAGTgtactaaaataattttaaaagttatagggttacgtatatattatgttatactatataataaaaaactatatacgtattatatattatatgttatatatattgatattaataTACCAATAATTTCGTTATACCGTAAGGTATGGTATACCGATTTTcggtatggtataccgcactatcggtacgacaacggtatggaaattctcataccgaacttttcggtatgccgatcttcggtataccgaaaagtacggtacgacaacggtatgaaaattctcataccaCAATTTATGGTATGGTATACGgtatgatggaaaattttcgACATACCGTACCGATCCACCCCTAATCCCAAGCAATGGGCTAGTTGGTGGAGTGAGTGTGTTAATTTTCACGAATATATGCGCAGAGACATTCCAATTACACAACATAGGGGCTGATATTGCTGGTAAGTTACTGAATATGCGAAAATtgcgggtattagggtacccgacaaGTTCCGTCGGGTCGGGGTTGGGTATGGGAGGGAGCCTGTTTTCGGAGTCGGGTACCCTCAAATTTTGGGTAGGGATGGAATATTTTAGAGAAACACTGTTCGACTGATTGTAAtcaattttgattaatttaacCCATATTATTCGGGTTCGATCCGTTTTGAGCAATTTACGTTGGATCCGATCGAATTATAATTGTCGAATGTGATTGTAGGGCGAATTCATCAATTAGGGAGCATTTCTAAGGCTTTAGCGGTGTTGATCGGGAATTATTCAATGGAAGCCAAAGCGGAGGGGAACAAGTATAGCATAATCGTTCCCACTTTCAACGAGCGCCTCAACATCGCTCTGATTGTTTACCTCATCTTCAAGCATCTCCCGTGAGTCTTTCTCCTTGTTTGTGTGTGATTCTGATTACTATAGTTGAAGATGATTGTGGAAGTTGGCAATAAATGTTTGAATTGGATCCTTGAATTTTATGTGAATACGTGATAATTGCTTTGCCGTTATGGTTGCGGTAATGGTAGATAGAAAGAGGTGAAATTTGCTGGAATTGATACAGATGGGactttaagattattttttccGGGCAATGTATTGCTAATTTTTAAGAGAATTGCTTGGTGGTATTTGCGCTTGATTCTTTTTCTTGAGCTGTTTGTAGGGATACTTTTGAATGTTCAGTTTTCAGAAGTGAATTTGAAAGTTAATCATTAGGAATCCCAGTTTCATATTCGTTACACTAATCAACCCTAAAGACTTAAAAAGTTCAATATTATTTGGTTGTTTTAATGGCTGCTAGATATCCAAAAAAGCTTCGACACTTCTCCTAATGTTCTTGTGGAGTCCTTGGTAGATTCTTAGTAGTGGTTCTTGTTTCCTAGAGTAGAAACATGAGACATGTTTTCACATGCATGGGATGGTAATATTTTCATTGCCTTGATATATGGGGATCAAACTATTTAGCAATTAAGTTTGTAATCcttatttaataactattagcTGGTTCTTCCTCTGGATCAATTTTTAGGAATGTATACATAAAACACAGTAGTTAAACCATTTACATAGATGGACTTATCACATTTTTTTGTCTGATCGGAACTATTAGTGATGTACCTTGGTGCTGCATGCAACAATTAGATATTGTTTTGTACCTTCTGTTTGGACCAGGAATGTAAATTTTGAGATCATAGTGGTGGATGATGGGAGTCCTGATGGAACTCAGGAAATTGTCAAACAGCTGCAGGAAGTATATGGAGAAGATCGTATCGTATGTTTGGGCACTTTCCTTCTTTCAATTTGTAACTTCTGATTTATTAAAGCTTGGGCTTTTAATTGTCTGTTTACTCATACTGGTCTCATAATGCAGTTGTTGAGACCTAGTCCAAAGAAGCTTGGCTTAGGTATGTACTTGACATGTTATATTCTAAAAGATGATTGTAAAACTTCTAAAGGTTTTTCATTTCAGTGACGGCCTACGTTCACGGTTTGAAACACGCAACTGGAAATTTTGTTGTCATAATGGATGCAGACTTATCACACCATGTACGTATGCACTCTTAGATGCAATAAGAAAATGGAATGTCCTTTGTGTATTTCCTAGTGAAAATATAGTATGATAAGTTGATAACTTCCGGTTATCTAACCTTAGTATCATACCCTATCCTGTCTGTTCTCGGTcatatgaaaaacaaaaaatttctGTAATTCTACAAAATTCAGTTCTTGAGAGTCATGACTATTCCCTATATAAAATTTGTCAATGCTGTGAACAAACTTAAAACCTTtaagaagaaaagaaagtttTTGGCCATTGGCTTGCCAATTAAGATTACTTGGAAAATATGAGCTGTCATTTAATTGAACTCTTGCAAAGCTCAAGTACTTTTCTTTACTACAATTATTCTTAATTTCCTTATCCCAATTggttaattttttctttttgattctCTCTAACAGCCAAAATACCTTCCAAGCTTTATCAAGTAAGTTTTTTGCTTTGTGAAGTACTGGATTTTTTATGAACTCGGTATATTAATAGCATTTCTTGAGGTCAGGAAACAAATGGAGACAAGTGCGAGCATAGTTACTGGGACTCGGTATGTAAAAGGTGGTGGGGTTCATGGCTGGAACCTGATGCGCAAATTGACGAGCAGAGGAGCCAATGTCCTTGCACAAACATTTCTATGGCCAGGTGTATCCGACCTGACCGGATTATTCAGTTATTATACAACAACAATAATTATTAGTTCCCCCTATTCAGATACCAAACTAAAGTTTTGTTCTGAACTTTTGTTGTGAAGGCTTTACAAAAAATCTGTGCTTGAAGATGTTATAAACTCCTGTGTGAGTAAGGGGTATGTTTTCCACATGGAGATGATAGTTAGAGCTTCAAGAAAGGGTTATCACATTGAAGAGGTATTCACAATTTTTAATATACTCGGTATCTTGTATTGATCATGTTACATAACATGCCTATATGTTTGTTTATTATCTGGAAATGAAAAGGCAGTTAACCCTTCACTATTGGAAGAGTCACTATTGTATTGATTCACATTTCCAACTAAATATCAAATTTCATAGAATTAGTAACATGGACTATGACCCGTTCTAGACTGCCTAACACTAATGTGTTTAGACTTCTCCCAAgtggataattaacaaaaaaggCCTTTGCTCCATTCTTTAATTATACATTTCCTGGCTTGCCAAGTTTGATAAATGGAGCAAATTTAGCAAATCATGTGATTTGGCATGCTAGCTTGTCGCAGTTGACTTTTTTCAACGGATTGTTTTATGTCATGTTTAATCTTTCTTCCTAGCATAGTTCTACATAAAAGTGATGTCTACTGCTGCTTTTTATATTGAAGCCGGTCTGTAATATTGTGTTTCACCTTTTCATAGGTCCCAATCACATTTGTCGACAGAGTATATGGAAGCTCAAAACTCGGGGGATCGAAAATAGTGGAGTATCTCAAGGGGCTTTTATACCTTCTTGTCACAACTTGAAGAGAATGAAAAGTGGAGCATTTTGCAGAGTTTTCTAACCTGCCCATTTTGAAGCAAGAAACATATCAGTTCTTTGCGCCTATTGTACCACTAACTCAATTTTGATGAGACTGTAAACTAAATTTTTAGATTAGAAATTATAGTTGATGCGACAGTAACCTGataatatgataaaaaaaaagaatatatttaTACAAGGTGTTTTGAAATTATAGATGCTGCTTCCTGATGAAATAGTCGTTATACCGTAAGGTATGGTATACCGATTTTTggtatggtataccgcactATCGGTATGACAACGGTATGGAAATTCTCATACCGAACTTTTCGGTATGCCgatcttcggtataccgaaaagtacggtacgacaacggtatgaaaattctcataccgcaatttatggtatggtatacggtatgatggaaaattttcgGCATACCGTACCGATCCACCTCTAATCCCAAGCAATGGGCTAGTTGGTGGAGTGAGTGGGTTAATTTTCACGAATATGTGCGCAGAGACATTCCAATTACACAACATAGGGGCTGATATTGCTGGTAAGTTACTGAATATGCGAAAATtgcgggtattagggtacccgacaaGTTCCGTCGGGTCGGGGTTGGGTATGGGAGGAAGCCTATTTTCGGAGTCGGGTACCCTCAAATTTTGGGTAGGGATGGAATATTTTAGAGAAACACTGTTCGACTGATTGTAATCAATTGTGATTAATTTAACCCATATTATTCGGGTTCGATCCGTTTTGAGCAATTTACGTTGGATCCGATCGAATTGTAATTATCGAATGTGATTGTAGGGCGAATTCATCAATTAGGGAGCATTTCTAAGGCTTTAGCGGTGTTGATCGGGAATTATTCAATGGAAGCCAAAGCGGAGGAGAACAAGTATAGCATAATCGTTCCCACTTACAACG includes these proteins:
- the LOC131022296 gene encoding dolichol-phosphate mannosyltransferase subunit 1-like, giving the protein MEAKAEGNKYSIIVPTFNERLNIALIVYLIFKHLPNVNFEIIVVDDGSPDGTQEIVKQLQEVYGEDRILLRPSPKKLGLVTAYVHGLKHATGNFVVIMDADLSHHPKYLPSFIKKQMETSASIVTGTRYVKGGGVHGWNLMRKLTSRGANVLAQTFLWPGVSDLTGLFSYYTTTIIISSPYSDTKLKFCSELLL